In Selenomonas sp. TAMA-11512, a genomic segment contains:
- a CDS encoding iron ABC transporter permease, producing the protein MSTSLRKASCFDKFNSWVIITAAALILILVFIIYPFSVLVIHSVLTNTGEISFANYLVFFRSGYYMQTLFNSFLVSFSASILALLIGVPVAYFLARYRIRGKSVIDHLFILAMLSPPFIGAYSWIVLLGRAGFITTFVQEHFAVSMPSIYGFTGILLVFTLKLFPFVYLYVSGALRSMDASLEEAAESLGVSGWKKLRTITFPLVLPTILSAALMVFMTALADFGTPALIGEGFRVLPVSIYDEYMSELGGNTGLANVLSVVMITFAMLVLLLQKKAVSDRSYAMSNLRPPVVKTLSKSREVLVTIGLYLIAFLGILPQFTVIITSFINTSGPVFLPGFGLNSYREAFSKASLAISNSFLFSIIAITVMVVCAMLIAYLIVRRNSRIVNLIDMLVMFPYVIPGAVLGVMLVNAFNTKPLLLTGTMGILIISYVIRKMPFTLRSSIGILYQIEQSVEEASISLGVPPLKTFFKITGRLMLPGVISGAILSWIATMNELSSTMILYTGATQTISVAIFHEVTSKAHFGTAAALATILTVATIISLWLCKRLSGGKISF; encoded by the coding sequence ATGAGCACAAGTCTGAGAAAAGCCTCATGCTTTGACAAATTCAACAGCTGGGTTATCATCACGGCGGCGGCTTTGATACTGATCCTTGTGTTTATCATCTATCCCTTTTCCGTACTGGTCATTCATTCAGTCCTTACGAATACGGGGGAGATTTCCTTTGCCAATTACCTTGTTTTTTTTCGGAGCGGCTACTACATGCAGACGCTCTTTAACAGCTTTCTGGTCTCTTTTTCGGCGAGCATTTTGGCGCTTCTCATCGGCGTGCCTGTTGCCTACTTCCTGGCAAGGTATCGTATTCGCGGCAAGTCCGTGATCGACCATCTCTTTATTCTGGCAATGCTGTCGCCTCCCTTTATCGGCGCGTATTCGTGGATCGTGCTCCTGGGACGGGCGGGTTTTATCACGACGTTCGTGCAGGAGCATTTCGCCGTATCCATGCCGTCCATCTATGGATTTACAGGGATCCTGCTCGTGTTTACGCTGAAACTGTTCCCATTTGTCTACCTCTATGTGTCGGGGGCGCTGCGCAGCATGGATGCATCGCTGGAGGAAGCGGCAGAGAGCCTTGGCGTCAGCGGCTGGAAGAAGCTGCGTACGATTACGTTTCCTCTGGTTCTGCCGACGATTCTCTCAGCGGCATTGATGGTCTTTATGACGGCACTCGCCGATTTTGGCACGCCTGCTTTGATCGGCGAGGGATTTCGTGTTCTGCCTGTTTCCATTTACGATGAGTACATGAGTGAGCTGGGGGGCAATACAGGGCTTGCGAATGTACTGAGCGTTGTGATGATTACGTTTGCCATGCTCGTATTGCTGCTGCAGAAAAAGGCGGTTTCGGATCGAAGCTATGCTATGAGCAATCTCCGTCCGCCCGTCGTGAAGACGCTGTCAAAGAGCAGGGAAGTCCTCGTCACCATAGGGCTGTATCTCATCGCCTTCTTGGGTATATTGCCGCAGTTCACGGTGATCATAACCTCGTTTATCAATACGAGCGGACCTGTCTTCTTGCCCGGATTCGGGCTCAATAGCTATCGGGAGGCGTTTTCGAAGGCGTCTCTCGCCATATCGAATTCGTTCCTGTTTTCCATCATCGCGATTACCGTCATGGTCGTCTGTGCAATGCTGATTGCCTATCTCATCGTGCGGCGCAATTCCAGGATCGTGAATCTCATCGATATGCTCGTCATGTTCCCGTATGTCATTCCGGGCGCGGTTCTCGGCGTCATGCTCGTCAATGCGTTTAACACCAAGCCGCTTCTTCTGACGGGGACGATGGGGATCCTGATCATCTCCTATGTCATCCGAAAGATGCCCTTTACATTGCGGTCGAGCATCGGGATTTTATATCAGATTGAGCAGAGTGTCGAGGAGGCTTCGATCAGCCTCGGTGTACCGCCGCTGAAGACGTTTTTCAAAATCACGGGAAGGCTGATGCTTCCAGGGGTCATTTCCGGTGCGATTTTGAGCTGGATTGCGACGATGAATGAGCTGAGCTCGACGATGATTCTCTATACGGGGGCGACGCAGACGATATCCGTCGCCATCTTTCACGAGGTCACGAGCAAAGCGCATTTTGGCACGGCAGCGGCGCTCGCTACCATATTGACGGTCGCGACGATTATCTCGCTTTGGCTCTGCAAACGCCTCTCCGGAGGAAAAATTTCCTTCTGA
- a CDS encoding histidine kinase, with the protein MQALRYHKRLQLYMIFAGVVPVLLLSVGVLVYLHQTTEDTEAQKVGQNVRSIALQVEAEIDRCRKITDSLAASKELRDYLRGTEPDAASVYSQLFLLLRGMQAGAGLQVISVSGESLFSAGRTTYPSGYRYNTNWGEFRQAQAAQESVVISADRVEAGRYGPVLIVCKAMRQDGEILGYILMAMYRPALEGALASYDTRGLRITDAHHYVFFTTAADGREGFVPEITGTSRFRDPLGAWAHFGTEDSGTRLYYYQAEKYGIMAVQEQATNWDHFYLLRRIIFGFDAMILLLSLLFLVPRARRLLEEIRQREETLRMAQIKGLEEQIKPHFIYNTLDLIKWMAKRGDQESVARIAVALGRLLRRVLGRSAFVQVREEAEILEAYLIIQQKRFSGRVQVTVQIPEALYDCYLPKLILQPVLENALKHGLKDVQEEGRIEIIGRQEAAYMVFTIRDNGCGIDIREVQRQLEGGAEATGEHVGLRNVHLRAKLNGDASCGVSVTSVSPHGTQVAIRLVAWKEMPKL; encoded by the coding sequence ATGCAGGCGCTTCGCTATCACAAGAGATTGCAGCTCTATATGATATTTGCCGGCGTCGTGCCTGTACTGCTTCTTTCGGTCGGCGTGCTCGTATATCTGCATCAGACGACGGAGGATACGGAGGCACAGAAAGTCGGACAGAATGTGCGCAGCATTGCCTTACAGGTCGAGGCGGAAATCGATCGCTGCCGGAAAATCACCGACAGCCTCGCTGCGTCGAAGGAGCTGCGTGACTACCTCCGCGGTACGGAACCCGATGCGGCATCCGTTTATTCGCAGCTGTTTCTCCTTCTGCGCGGGATGCAGGCGGGAGCGGGGCTGCAGGTCATCTCCGTATCGGGAGAGTCACTTTTCTCTGCAGGGCGAACGACGTATCCGAGCGGCTATCGCTACAACACGAATTGGGGGGAATTCCGACAGGCGCAGGCCGCACAGGAGAGTGTCGTGATCTCTGCCGATCGGGTGGAAGCGGGGAGATACGGCCCTGTTTTGATCGTTTGTAAAGCCATGCGTCAAGACGGTGAAATTCTCGGCTATATTCTCATGGCTATGTATCGACCCGCGTTGGAGGGAGCCTTGGCATCGTACGATACGCGGGGGCTTCGAATCACCGATGCGCATCACTATGTCTTTTTCACAACGGCTGCCGACGGACGTGAGGGATTTGTACCGGAGATTACAGGGACGAGCCGGTTCCGTGATCCCCTTGGCGCGTGGGCGCATTTTGGCACAGAGGATTCCGGGACGCGTCTGTACTACTATCAGGCGGAGAAATACGGTATAATGGCCGTACAGGAACAGGCGACGAACTGGGATCACTTTTATCTCCTGCGGCGCATCATCTTCGGATTTGATGCGATGATACTGCTCCTCTCCCTCCTCTTTTTGGTACCTCGTGCGCGTCGCCTGCTAGAGGAGATCAGACAGCGCGAGGAGACGCTTCGCATGGCGCAGATCAAAGGGCTGGAGGAGCAGATCAAGCCGCATTTCATCTACAATACGCTGGATCTCATCAAGTGGATGGCGAAACGTGGAGATCAGGAATCCGTCGCTCGGATTGCCGTCGCACTCGGCCGTCTTCTGCGCAGGGTATTGGGAAGGAGCGCCTTCGTACAGGTACGGGAAGAGGCTGAGATTCTGGAAGCGTACCTGATCATCCAGCAAAAGCGGTTTTCGGGCAGGGTGCAGGTGACGGTACAGATACCTGAAGCCCTGTACGATTGCTATTTGCCCAAGCTCATCCTACAGCCCGTGCTGGAAAATGCGCTGAAGCACGGATTGAAGGATGTGCAGGAGGAAGGACGCATCGAGATCATCGGCAGGCAGGAAGCGGCGTATATGGTATTCACCATCCGGGATAACGGATGCGGCATAGATATTCGCGAAGTACAGCGGCAGCTCGAGGGCGGAGCGGAGGCGACGGGGGAGCACGTCGGATTGCGCAATGTGCACCTTCGGGCGAAGCTCAATGGAGACGCCTCCTGCGGAGTGTCGGTGACTTCCGTTTCTCCGCACGGCACGCAGGTTGCGATTCGACTGGTT